One Gemmatimonadota bacterium genomic window carries:
- a CDS encoding DUF4760 domain-containing protein, whose translation MNLATALNLISTAALVAGLAFAVAQIQQFRARRRRDAALALVQSYQSPEFVRAAFCCLALPDGEPEAAATPKEQREGMWLLMSTFESLGVLVYRGEVDIELVEDFFSGLIVTAWRSFEPVVKQSRQEVGRETYFEWFQWLAERVMAREAERPPVPAHIEHRHWRPPARQQPRALKLP comes from the coding sequence ATGAATCTAGCCACGGCACTGAATCTGATCTCCACCGCCGCGCTGGTCGCCGGCCTCGCCTTCGCCGTCGCGCAGATCCAGCAGTTCCGGGCGCGGCGCCGGCGCGACGCGGCACTGGCCCTGGTGCAGTCGTACCAGAGTCCGGAGTTCGTGAGGGCGGCCTTCTGCTGCCTCGCGCTCCCCGACGGCGAGCCCGAGGCCGCGGCCACGCCCAAGGAGCAGCGGGAGGGCATGTGGCTGCTCATGAGCACGTTTGAGAGCCTGGGCGTGCTGGTCTACCGGGGCGAGGTGGACATCGAGCTGGTGGAAGATTTCTTCAGCGGGCTGATCGTCACCGCGTGGCGCAGCTTCGAGCCGGTGGTGAAGCAGTCGAGGCAGGAGGTGGGTCGCGAGACCTACTTCGAGTGGTTCCAGTGGCTGGCGGAGCGGGTTATGGCGCGGGAGGCGGAGCGCCCGCCGGTCCCCGCGCACATCGAGCACCGGCACTGGAGGCCGCCGGCCAGGCAGCAGCCGCGTGCCCTCAAGCTGCCCTGA